One Nocardioidaceae bacterium SCSIO 66511 genomic window carries:
- a CDS encoding maleylpyruvate isomerase family mycothiol-dependent enzyme has protein sequence MDVDDVWKATDRERAALADLLDELSPAEWEHPSLCAGWRVRDVAAHLSLAQAGRLEALVMLARARFGFNRMIKDSAIRRAEAPYAEFAPAIRAMVGSRKTAPGISDVEPLTDVLVHTQDIVIPLGRTHAMPLDAAARAATRVWSMGFPFRARKRFDGVRLVATDTDWEAGSGAEVRGRIAAILLALTGRRAGADRLTPAGDQARP, from the coding sequence ATGGACGTCGACGACGTATGGAAGGCGACCGACCGCGAACGTGCCGCCCTCGCAGATCTGCTCGACGAACTCTCACCGGCCGAGTGGGAGCATCCGTCGTTGTGTGCCGGTTGGCGCGTACGCGACGTGGCCGCACACCTGTCGCTGGCGCAGGCCGGTCGCCTCGAGGCACTGGTCATGCTCGCGCGGGCGCGGTTCGGCTTCAACCGGATGATCAAGGACTCCGCAATACGACGCGCAGAGGCTCCGTACGCCGAGTTCGCGCCGGCGATCCGGGCGATGGTCGGGTCCCGGAAGACGGCACCCGGCATCTCCGATGTCGAGCCGCTGACCGACGTACTCGTACACACCCAGGACATCGTCATCCCGCTCGGGCGGACGCACGCCATGCCGCTCGACGCCGCTGCCCGTGCGGCTACCCGGGTCTGGTCGATGGGATTTCCGTTCCGTGCACGCAAGAGGTTCGACGGCGTGCGCCTGGTCGCAACCGATACCGACTGGGAGGCCGGATCGGGTGCCGAAGTGCGCGGCCGGATCGCCGCGATCCTGCTCGCCCTCACCGGCAGGCGCGCCGGAGCCGACCGGTTGACGCCCGCCGGCGATCAAGCCAGACCGTAG
- a CDS encoding isoprenyl transferase produces the protein MPRRADRPSRPSVHPSGARPPAVPSDLVPKHVAIVMDGNGRWAKKRGLPRTAGHERGEAALFDVVEGAIEIGVTHVSAYAFSTENWKRSPDEVRFLMGFNRDVIRRRRDEMNELGVRVRWAGRRPRLWRSVIRELEVAEDLTRNNDVLTLTMCVNYGGRAELADAAAALARDAAAGRVNPERVNERTLARYLDEPDMPDVDLFWRTSGEQRTSNFLLWQSAYAELVFSDVTWPDVDRRSLWAAIEEYAKRSRRYGLA, from the coding sequence ATGCCCCGCCGAGCCGACCGACCGAGCCGACCGTCCGTTCATCCGTCCGGCGCTCGACCTCCGGCGGTTCCCTCCGATCTGGTCCCGAAGCACGTCGCGATCGTGATGGACGGCAACGGCCGCTGGGCGAAGAAGCGCGGGCTGCCACGCACGGCCGGCCACGAGCGCGGCGAGGCGGCCTTGTTCGACGTAGTCGAGGGCGCGATCGAGATCGGCGTCACGCACGTCTCCGCGTACGCGTTCTCGACCGAGAACTGGAAGCGCTCGCCCGATGAGGTGCGTTTCCTGATGGGGTTCAATCGTGACGTGATCCGGCGCCGCCGCGACGAGATGAACGAGCTCGGCGTACGCGTGCGGTGGGCCGGGCGTCGCCCGCGGCTGTGGCGCAGCGTCATCCGTGAGCTCGAGGTGGCCGAGGACCTCACCCGCAACAACGACGTGCTCACGCTCACGATGTGCGTCAACTACGGCGGTCGCGCAGAGCTCGCCGACGCCGCCGCCGCACTCGCACGTGATGCGGCGGCTGGTCGGGTCAACCCGGAGCGGGTCAACGAGCGTACGCTCGCCCGCTACCTCGACGAGCCGGATATGCCCGACGTCGACCTGTTCTGGCGTACGTCCGGCGAGCAGCGTACGAGCAACTTCCTGTTGTGGCAGTCGGCGTACGCGGAACTGGTGTTCAGCGACGTGACGTGGCCCGACGTCGATCGCCGGAGCCTGTGGGCGGCGATCGAGGAGTACGCAAAGCGCAGCCGGCGCTACGGTCTGGCTTGA
- the recO gene encoding DNA repair protein RecO encodes MSLYRDEAVVLRTQKLGEADRIVTMLSRRHGRIRAVAKGVRKTSSRFGARLEPFMHVDLMLAEGRSLDVITQVETLSPFASGLGADYAAYTAGTAMLETAERLVGEDGDPAVQQYLLLVAALRSLSGGEHDPALILDSFLLRSLAVAGYAPSFDTCAHCGDPGPHRSFNSSAGGILCTDCRLPGSANPSAATVELLAALLSGDWPTAEAADARTRREASGLVAAYLAWHLERALRSLAHVDR; translated from the coding sequence GTGAGCCTGTATCGCGACGAAGCTGTCGTGCTGCGTACGCAGAAGCTCGGTGAGGCCGACCGGATCGTCACCATGCTCAGCCGCCGGCACGGCCGCATCCGTGCCGTCGCGAAGGGTGTACGCAAGACGAGTTCGCGGTTCGGCGCACGTCTGGAGCCGTTCATGCACGTCGACTTGATGCTCGCGGAGGGCCGCTCCCTCGATGTGATCACCCAGGTCGAGACGTTGTCGCCGTTCGCTTCGGGTCTCGGGGCCGACTACGCGGCGTACACCGCCGGCACCGCGATGCTCGAGACCGCGGAGCGGCTCGTCGGTGAAGACGGCGACCCCGCGGTGCAGCAGTACCTCCTACTGGTCGCCGCGCTGCGCTCCCTGTCGGGTGGAGAGCACGATCCGGCGCTGATCCTCGACTCGTTCCTGCTGCGTTCGCTGGCCGTCGCCGGGTACGCACCGAGCTTCGACACCTGTGCGCACTGCGGCGACCCCGGCCCGCATCGCAGCTTCAACTCGTCGGCCGGCGGCATCTTGTGCACCGACTGCCGGCTGCCCGGATCGGCCAACCCGTCCGCCGCGACCGTTGAGCTGCTGGCTGCCTTGTTGAGTGGCGACTGGCCGACGGCGGAGGCCGCCGACGCGCGTACCAGACGCGAGGCGAGCGGACTTGTCGCCGCGTACCTTGCCTGGCATCTCGAACGAGCCCTGCGCTCGCTGGCACACGTCGATCGGTAG
- a CDS encoding threonine/serine dehydratase, translated as MTAPDDLATRIDSAHARISPHVRRTPLEAFPALGERLSADVRLKSEHLQVTGSFKARGALAKLTSLDADVRARGVITASSGNHGLGVANALSALGGHGVVCVPRGASPVKVAGIRRLGAEVRTLGDDAGETEVLALEAAEAEGLTYVSPYDDLDVISGQGTVGVEIAEQHPDTDTVVVAVGGGGLISGVATALKHRSRGVRVIGVSPANDAAMAASVEVGRITTVDAAPTLSDGTAGSVIPDAITFPLCQQLVDEWVLVSEDEIRNALRLVIDEHHQLVEGAAAAAVAGAIKLGDALAGRNVAIVSCGANIAAATLAAALT; from the coding sequence ATGACCGCGCCGGACGATCTCGCTACGCGTATCGACTCTGCCCATGCTCGGATCTCGCCGCACGTACGTCGTACGCCGCTCGAGGCCTTTCCCGCTCTCGGTGAGCGCCTGAGTGCTGACGTGCGCCTGAAGTCGGAGCATCTTCAGGTCACGGGTTCATTCAAGGCGCGAGGGGCGCTTGCGAAGTTGACCTCCCTCGACGCCGATGTACGAGCTCGCGGGGTCATCACCGCGTCGTCGGGCAACCACGGGCTCGGCGTGGCAAACGCGTTGTCGGCGCTCGGTGGCCACGGTGTTGTCTGCGTACCGCGTGGAGCATCGCCAGTGAAGGTCGCCGGCATCCGCCGCCTCGGCGCCGAGGTACGCACGCTCGGCGACGACGCAGGCGAGACCGAGGTGCTCGCGCTGGAAGCGGCCGAGGCGGAAGGCCTTACGTACGTGAGCCCGTACGACGATCTCGACGTCATCTCCGGCCAGGGCACTGTCGGTGTCGAGATCGCCGAGCAGCATCCCGACACCGACACGGTCGTGGTCGCCGTTGGCGGCGGTGGTCTGATCTCCGGAGTCGCTACAGCGCTGAAGCATCGCAGCCGCGGCGTACGGGTGATCGGTGTTTCGCCCGCCAACGATGCGGCGATGGCGGCGTCGGTCGAGGTCGGTCGAATCACCACGGTCGATGCCGCGCCGACCCTGAGCGATGGCACGGCCGGATCGGTGATTCCGGATGCGATCACGTTTCCCTTGTGTCAGCAGCTCGTCGACGAATGGGTGCTCGTGAGCGAGGACGAGATCCGCAACGCTCTCCGGCTGGTGATCGACGAGCATCACCAGCTCGTCGAGGGTGCGGCCGCGGCAGCGGTCGCCGGTGCGATCAAGCTTGGAGACGCTCTCGCGGGCAGGAACGTCGCAATCGTCTCCTGCGGTGCGAACATCGCGGCCGCGACGCTCGCCGCCGCGCTCACCTGA
- a CDS encoding DUF1905 domain-containing protein yields the protein MDLSFSGRVIEWRGPAPYYFVPLPADECEDVRELATVASYGWGVIPVSVRIGDVDFGTSLFPKDGGYLLPLKDAVRKPRGIAEGDEVEIAMSVRVDV from the coding sequence GTGGATCTGAGCTTCAGCGGACGGGTGATCGAGTGGCGTGGCCCCGCGCCGTACTACTTCGTACCGCTGCCCGCAGACGAGTGCGAAGACGTACGCGAGCTCGCCACCGTTGCGAGTTATGGCTGGGGGGTGATCCCCGTCTCGGTTAGGATCGGCGACGTCGATTTCGGGACCTCGTTGTTTCCCAAGGACGGCGGCTACCTGCTGCCGTTGAAGGATGCCGTGCGCAAACCGCGCGGCATCGCCGAAGGCGATGAGGTCGAGATCGCCATGTCGGTACGGGTCGACGTATGA
- a CDS encoding D-Ala-D-Ala carboxypeptidase family metallohydrolase gives MRVVLAVLALLAAAFTAPAVASPPAPSAAPTASTVAAADGCYTWSGVLKEGSKGDAVKQLQIRVAGYADYGEVLGIDGEFGPKTKKAVAGFQKAYGLEADGVAGEKTFAKIYALQDDDCTPVNFTYGELNKCNSSWSGGPLSASQAKANALVTMWKLQALRHALGDKPITVSSGFRSYSCNSAVGGASKSRHLYGDAADLTGTHSFCTLAKEARSRGFSEILGPGYPGHNDHTHVAADPSPYWDAPSCGI, from the coding sequence ATGCGAGTCGTACTCGCCGTGCTGGCCCTATTGGCCGCCGCATTCACCGCACCCGCCGTCGCATCCCCACCTGCGCCGTCGGCCGCACCCACCGCATCGACCGTCGCCGCTGCCGACGGTTGCTACACCTGGAGCGGAGTCCTGAAGGAAGGTTCCAAGGGCGACGCCGTCAAACAACTGCAGATCCGCGTGGCCGGATACGCCGACTACGGCGAGGTTCTGGGCATCGACGGCGAGTTCGGTCCCAAGACCAAGAAGGCAGTCGCCGGATTCCAGAAGGCATACGGCCTCGAGGCCGACGGCGTTGCCGGAGAGAAGACCTTCGCCAAGATCTACGCACTGCAGGATGACGACTGCACGCCGGTGAACTTCACCTACGGCGAGCTGAACAAGTGCAACTCGAGCTGGTCGGGCGGTCCGCTGTCGGCGAGCCAGGCCAAGGCGAACGCGCTCGTGACGATGTGGAAGCTGCAGGCCCTTCGCCATGCCCTCGGCGACAAGCCGATCACGGTGTCGAGCGGATTCCGTAGCTACTCCTGCAACTCCGCGGTCGGTGGGGCGTCGAAGAGCCGCCACCTCTACGGCGATGCCGCCGACCTGACCGGCACCCATTCGTTCTGCACGCTGGCCAAGGAGGCTCGTAGCCGCGGCTTCTCGGAGATCCTCGGCCCGGGCTACCCCGGTCACAACGACCACACCCACGTCGCAGCCGACCCGAGCCCGTACTGGGACGCGCCGTCCTGCGGCATCTGA